Part of the Musa acuminata AAA Group cultivar baxijiao chromosome BXJ3-10, Cavendish_Baxijiao_AAA, whole genome shotgun sequence genome, GGAAAAAATTACTCATGtcaaggcaaaagacttaaaaagACCCAAGTGATGCACATCCAAGAGTAGAAGTATAATTATCTTTGTTTTCGAATtcacttattatttttttataattcttatGAAATATATAGCACCCCAATAGGTCCCATATTAAAGACAATATCATATATATGACATTATAGAGAAATAGTCGGATCCATCTATGGTAACTTTGGTTTTGTGAATCGTAATCTAAATAgtatatcttttaaaattatttttttgtgcaaTGGATCTAAAGATCTCTTTTGGTGAATCCTAAATTTTTATTTGGAAAGAACTTATGTCATGATTATCATAGAAAATTTTCTaccgtaatttatatttttagatatccaataaaaataCACTCTCTTACGTATGTATATGCATACAAATGTATCTAATTGCTCTATAAATATAAGGCCAACTTCTATCCTACCCCGATAGTACAAtaatttctctttctctctctccatgTACGAGTATGACAAGATAGATAGGACTTTgagatatgtatatatttttttttttatggaagcTTTGGGATCGAACTCTGAACCTCATACTCACATGTTTAGTATGAGAAAATTAAGACATGAGGTTCAAGTTCAATCCTAGACTTTccatgaaaaaaaaggaaagaaagaaaaagagaatgtgAATGATCAATTGATTTGCAGCAGATAAAATTATCCATCAAGGCTTGTGAGTCCTTTCGTTTCTTTTCATTAAtagctatcttttttttttaatgtccactatgttataattattattatttctcttaTCAATGTCTCAAAAAAATGAGAGATAAAAATAAGTGTAGATATCAGTTTTGATATTTATCCCTTTAATTGTATATTTTAACATACTGGaccataaatatgatttattcaataattttatttatatttatatctatcatTATCTCTATCATTATAGAGTGCGCGTCCTCACACACATAGTGATGATGAAACTTAAATTGATACTAATATCTTAtgaaaagatatttttaatatttagtaaTGATTGAATATTAGGGGtattttatctatttttaattATGGTTTTTCTTTTAATTCAACTAGCTAGTAGTAGTATCATGATTGGCACTAAatgaacattaaaaacaaaatatgaaagaatatttatataatattaaaatctgAAAAGATAGATTTATTAGAGCAcccaaatttattttatttatctattatGATATATAAGTTATTGGCGTAAATGAAAATATACTGATTAGTGACATTGCAAAGTCATTTAGCAAGGAAAGTTGCATCTTCATTTGCTAGTGTCCTTTGTGCTTAATGATCGTGAGGTTCATCTATACTATCCAATGAGAATGTTATCTTCCTTAATTGATAATTTTATCAAGATAGATAATCCGGACAAGCACTTGAAGACTAATATGTTTGTGCCTTGAATTTATGTGGAACTCTTATATCCCTAATCTTATATCCCTCCCCATCTTAATTGTTATAGTTTTCACGGTTGTTTCTCATTCACTCCATCAAGTGGTCATTCCCAAGCTTTTCTTGATTGTTCCCTTGAACTCTTATATCTATTGAAATTTCTTTTGATGGTTTTCTAGTTAGATACTAGGGTTTAATTTATGGTTATCGAATTGGTTATGTGGTTCTTTGAACATGGCATGCAGGTTTCTTAGTTGCTTTTGCTTTCATTTTCATTTATGTTTTTTAGGTTCAGATCTTTAGATTTGTTTGCTTAAAGGCTTTGGTGGTTTCATAGTTCTTTGGGTAGAGATTCTTTTCTTTGGTtagttttttaataatttttagggtTTTGTTTGTGAATCTTATCGGAGTGTGATTCTTTGGGGTGGCATCACAAATTTCATTTGCTTTCATTTTTTAAGATTCAAATCTTTAAATATATGAGAATAGATGAGAGATTTCAAAGCTAAAAACTTACGATCTCTTAGATTCCAAATCTACAAGTCTATTTTTGCTTTACCTCATTTCTCCTcccaattatatatttaaaacatTACATGAGCCCTCTATAAATAGAGAGGTAAACTCAAAACTTTAACTTTAGCTATAATAGAAACTCCAATCTTAACTAAGACTCTTAAACCAAAATTATATCTAATAATAAAGTTTGATTTAATATTCCAACACCATTTCCTAATTAAAGATTGGAAAAAAAATTATGGAAAGCATTGAATGTTATTATTATACATTATGttctttaaaattttagaatttgAAGTGGCACAATCAACAATGACTTTTTGATTTGTCTTATATaccttaattaattataaaactcTTATTTGTTTGGAATCAATCTTATTAGCTTTCTTGACAATCTCTAAACACTAAATCAATCTTATCAATATAATTATTTGCATACATATCTAACTCCTTTATTAtagaatattcattaatttttatAGCTTCTAGATCATAAATAATAATGATCCTCATATTAGCATTAGTAACATTTTCTTCTAAATCTTTATTGATCgactttataaatatttttctttttttataaggaggtaaaaaatacttttatgcttctcataaaaataaaataatgtaatcCGATAAAATTATCTActccaataaaaatcaatatTATCTGCATCGTAATCTAAATCTTGCTTTTGTATAATTTTGGCATCTTTAatattaataagaatattattGGGAGAATATGGCATCTTTAATATTACTAACAGATCTATCTTTTGggtttatattatataatttttatgtatTATCTAATTTTTATGATAAGACAATGTAGGAGGATATATATCTCCTTCATAAAAATCTTTTAAGATTAACTAGTCTTTTCTTCTTATCTTAGCACAAGAAatctttaaaataatattttcatttagtaataaattttattattcttttatcttcttctatgttaaaatttaattcttatttttttttcgtAGAGTGACATAAAATCTATATTATTtatcacatctttaaaattatccAAGGGAATTTTCTTTTAAACCTTTTGATCCGACAAAAATCTTcaccttaatttttatttttagtatttttttatcaaacctaGGTAATAACGAGAtctaaaataacttataaaaattatcattaataTTTAGAACTACGAATTAAACCCAAGGATCTAACCAAATAACAACCGAAAGAAACGTTAATATGCATCATGATAAGGGGAATAACTAAAAAGAACCTAGGAATGACCTCTTAATCAAGCAAACAACATTGACGTCGTGGAAAAtataaaagttaggatagggagaGATAAGACGGTTCCATCAAAATATAAGACTTGATTTCATTGTGATCACGTTCGTTATCACCTTTATCTCATCTTCTCTCCCAACGCCATCGTCATTTCTCCTCTCCTCGAGTTTAGTGACGTAACAGCAAAATTATATAATCTATCCtcttctcttatttttatttttgattttttaaaatttatatttacatttaattcatatttatatttatatttattaagaaaatttatggtcttcataaaaaaataaaaatattataatgtggtccaaaaaaaataaaaatataatttacttAGGAATAACACATACTTAGTTTTTTctagataatttttaaaatttatgcaatataatattaattaagaaAACCGGATTACTATTACCAAATCACGTCATCGCTTCAAACAGCTTATATTATTCCAAAATCGAAGTCGATATAATGTTAAAAACGTGGTCGGCAGGATTCGAACTGCGCGGGCAAAGCCCACATGATTTCTAGTCATGCCCGATAACCACTCAGGCACGGCCACATTGGGTGATGTTTTCCTGTTAcctaattatatataaactatCTTTCTAAACCCTGTCTTTTTCTATTCCAGTCATGATAGCTCGACCCTTAGTCTGTATTATCTCAAATTTCTAATGTCCAAATTTGCATACCGTATCCCTCGTGATTTTTGGTATTTATTTATGTAAATATAAGGTTAATATGTAATCATTCtcattaagtttatcattcattatcattgattttttttatttattatggtttaaatatttcgatttttcattgtaactgttattattaaatattttatttaatatcattaatttttttattatggtcaaacattataaatttaaattaattcttgaacgttatgaaactcgtgataataaatgttctcgaCGGGAGAACGTCTATATAAACGAGGGTTTTTATCCTTGGGCTCAATATTAAGTCTAAAGGATTTTCTATACCATCTAAAGCGTGGCTGGACGTACGCAATTTTTATTTCTGCATTAGTTTTCTTGTGTTTCTCTTATAATGGTTTAaaaacatattttggtattaaaatttttaatagttGGTATCTGAGCCATTAACCTCTACCaaagagtttttatttttttatatcatgaatatggcttgattttagttttttttttaacttcttgatatatttcatgttgaaaatcatgaggatataatattttcaatatttttagtcgataaaatgctcatattatatatgaatatttggttatattaattCATGCTTATGAACTAATTTTATATGTTCAAAATGTCTGGTGactcatataatcttaattaattatgaATTAGTCACAAcatcattaattaattaaaattatatataaagttaaagtaaggatcacataagtaattagactaaATAGTAtgattgattatatttaatataataattattatcctataaaattttttattatatttatataattaattaggataaaacatcatattatttttataatttacccataaggattatgaattggaatataatttgataatttTCTCATAAAGAcccgaatctatttgaattaaaaatttatctcacaatcaatttttatattatgaGATTCATGTTTTTGCATATTTCATAttggtaaaacatgcaatttaaactattaaatctcaaattttgacataaatatgtttgattttatgtagtttctcaaactattaatatttttatattcaatTTGACATTCCTGAACTTatgggtgataactataagatatggaagtagAGGATTCTTCTCCATTTAAGGTCGAtgtatattgattatgctattaggaaagacgaaTCATCTATAGTTACTAATACCAGCATTCCAATTGAGGTCGCGTTATATGagtgatgggagcgatccaataggCTCGGCGTGATATTTATCAAGACTAAGATAATTGTTGGTATACGTAGTTTTGTTGATCAGTATAAGATCCGAGACTTGCTACAAGTTACCGATGAGTAATTCATCACTTTGAAAAAGGCATTAGCAAGTATCAaaataatgaaattctcatccctcaaactcaccaacataaagggtatgCGTGAGTATATAATGCAAATGCAAGATATTATggttcaacttaagaaactctaggttaatatgtcagaatccttcctggtgcactatattctgaacactctTCCACATCAATATGAAccttttaagatttcatacaatacaTATAAGGATAAATAATCAATCAATAAATTAATGATCATGTGTGTTTAAGAACAAGAGAGGCTTGTGATGGAGCTGGGTGAGAGTGCATCAGTGATAACCACTCGCGGGAAGAATAAAATTGACAAAAATCAAGCCAATTAGAAAACTCATCAACaggaaaaagataaaatatcaccctaagctgatatcaagaaagaagcaaagtgtTTCTTCTATATAAAGAAGGGACATGAAGAAGGAATAAATGAAATTTTAACAATGACTTTAAAAAAAAGGTAAATCAACCTCGTTTGTATGTTATAAATTTaatatggttaatgttaatattaacacatggTAGATTAACTCTGGATCAATAATCTATATTACAAACTCTTTACAGGGTATGTAAAACCTAAGAAAGCTAgtaggaagtgagcaaagcatcttattagGTAATAAGATtggctcacatgtggaggcaattggaatatacattttaactttaagtaatggtcttgttttaaaattggaaatgaCCTttcatgtaccaagtttctcatgaaacttattttttgtttCCAGACTCATATCAGttcgatattcctttaattttcaaAACACATCAtgtcgtttattatataaatctgattgtgttaggAAAGGTATTTTGTCTGATAATCTTTATCATATTTTCTTATAAAATGATGACACCCAAAATTCATGTTCATGCGCGTACtaaaaggtgtaatattaatgatgaCTCCTCTATGTTATGACATTGGAGATtatgacatatctccatagagagaattaagagattagttaatgaTGGGATACTtaatactcttgattttactaattaagacttgtgtggactgtacaAAGAAATGTGCTAATAAGAGTTCAGACATATTAGATatcattcatactgatatatgttgtccatacATGGGCATACATAGTCAGAAATTCAtatcttttatagatgattactcacgatatatatatatatatatatatatatatatatatatatatatatatatatatatatatatatatatatatctgtttgcttcataacaaaaatgaagtattggatgccttcaaaatctttaaggctgaagttaagaaccaatgtggtaagtaaattaaaattatgagatcagataaaggtggagaatattatggtagatatactgaaaatggacaaacaCCTAGTTCTTTTGCTAAGTTTATTCAAGAACATGTGATTGTTGCCCAATATACTATGCCTGATTTGTCAAACGAGATGGTGTTGCAGaaaaagaaaccgaacattatttgacatggtgcggagtatgcttagcaactccaatcttcctaagttcttatgGACTAAAGTACTAAAAACGGTTATGTATATATTAaatcgagttccaaccaaggctgtcctaAAGACACCATCTAAATTATGTAAAGGTTGAAAACCAAATTTGAGACATGTACATTTAGGGATGTCCGTCTGAGGTTagaatatataatccacaagagaagaaactagacCCGAGGACTATTAATGGGTATTTTATTACATATGTCGAAAAGTCCAAATGTTACAGGTTCTAttatccatctcacacaactaggattatgaaatcaagaaatgctaaatttcttgaggatgacatgatcagttcaggaacatagtttctgcatatgatcatatagaatctcaaccttccacatcaaatgatagattggttatagtttatAGTATTCCTCAAGTACAAATTAGTATTGAACAATCAATCATTGAGATTCCATAAGTTATTGAcaatattctaatagatcaagcagttcaggaattacaataaACTCCTGAACAACTAGATGAATCATAAGTTCCTCATAGaaacattggtacaacattaagaagatctactaaaaataaaagatcaataattcctagtgattatattatatatttataagaatttgactataatattggagctaaaAATAATCCTGAAACTTTTTCATAGGTCATGAGTTATAAAGAATCAAATTTGTGGTACGATACCTTGAAAGTAGAGATGAATTCCATAAAAAGTAATAAAGTctaggatcttgtagagttgcaaaTGCTATTAGCTATAAATGAgtttttaaaactaagaaagattcattaCGCAACAttaagagatacaaggcaagacttgttgcaaagagaTTTACTCAAAAGGAGAGAATCGATTATACGAAGATGTTTTCTCTTGTATCTAATAAAGATTCTCTTCATATTATTTTGGTAttggttgctcattttgaccttgagttgcaacaaatggatgtgaaaatagtattttttaatagagatctagaggaagaggtttatatgaaataaCCTAAAGGTTTCTCTACTAGTGttagtgaacacttggtttgtaagcttaaaaaGTCTATATacagtttaaaacaagcctcttgccaatgatattttaaattttataaagtaATTTCTTCATTCgaatttgttgaaaatctcatagATTAATGTATATACCAAAAGGTCAATGggagtaaaatatattttttattttatacgtATATAATATTTTGCTTGTAACCAACTATAACAGTTTgccgcatgaggtgaaacaattcctttctaaaaaatttgacatgaaggatttggGTGAAGAATCTTATGTCATCGgtgttaagatccatagagatagacctcgaggtattttatgtctatcacaagaaacctatatcaataaacttttagaaagattttggaTGAATGATTGTTCAcaatgttgctcccattgtgaaatgtGATATGTTTAATTTGAACCAATGTCTAAAGAATAACCTTgagagggaatcaatgaaaaatatcacatatgcttctgtcgtagaaAGTCTTATGTATGCTCAAGTATATACTAGACCCGATATTGCATTTGTTATAGGGATGTTAGGTCGATATCAAAGTAATCCAAGTATGAACCACTAGAGAGCTACAAAGAAAGTGATCAGGTATCTATAATGAACCAAAGCTTACATGTTTATGTATAGACATATAGACAatatggatgtgattggttactcagattcagacttcgccggttgtgttgattatcataaatcaacatcaggatatatttttataatgattggtggagctatttcttagagaagcaccAAGCAGACCTTGCTTACTACTTCTACTATGGAAGCTaagtttgtctcctgttttgaggtTACTTCACTTGGTGCATAGTTTAAGAATTTTATTTCtgagcttagaatcatggattctatttttaggccattaagaattttttataataattcttCTATTGTCTTTAtaactaaaaacaataaaagtaaaagtcgaagtaaacacatcgatattaagtatttagccataagagatcttgtaaaagaaaagaaagtggtcattgcgcATATTAGCATCGATGATTATTGATCCTTTCAACAAGGCATGCCACATTAATTTGAAGAAAATATATTggtactggaccaagaataaatataagatttatttattaagtaatattactatattaagattaagaaactaaatacatacaTGAATGATAATACTCGTTATTAGAAGACTTATcgttatgattcatgtattttttttatgaataaagttgttcgataaagattaatttaaattattaagctGAGCGTATATATCAAGTGAGAGaatgtaaccgttctcattaagttcatcattcattaccatcaatttcttcatttattatggtttaaatattttaattttaaaattattattattattaaatattatatttaatatcattaaaattttttattatagtccaaacgttacaaatttgaattaattcttgaacattataaagtttgtgataataaatatttttgatgggagaacatctatataaacgagggTTTTGGTCTTTGGGCTCAATATCTCTTTCAAATCTAAAGGATTTCCTATACCATCTAAAGCTAGAGTTTTGAGTTGAGAAGTACCAAAATACAAAGAGAAACCAttgttaaaattcttgataacaaTGGTTGGAGATACACAATTTTTGTTTCTACTTATGTTTATATTATAATGGTTTAGAAACATATTTtaggaaaaaattatatatatatatatatatatatatatatatatatatatatatatatatatatatatatatatatatatatatatatatatatatatatatatatatatactcttcaaAGTCAAATTATGCATTTCTTGTAGCTCCACCTACATTTCTTGTAGCAATATATATACCCTTCAAAGTCAAATATATGCATTTCTTGTAGCTCCACATATATACTCTTCAAAGCAAAGGGGTTCGTCAATATATTTCTTGTAGCAACGGCAATCTCAGCTTGATCTCAATCTTAAAAGCAACCATATTTATAGCCAATCGAATCGGGAAGCTATTTCACGCCATTTGACTCGTAGCATATTCTATCGATAAAAGAGTTTGCGTCGCCCACTCGATTTTTCCCAAAtaatgaatgaaatgcagaggttTCATATAAATAGCATATACTACAGAAGTCAACTACACTTCTTTAGCGACTTGGATTAAGTAATCCGATTTCAATTCTCACTTCTTTTACTTGGTTATCGAGTAATCCAAGCTCATTGTTCCTTTGGGCAGCAAAGAAACCCCACCCCCCTTAGTCAACGCTTGGGAGCGCCACTTGCATGCTTTGACCAATCCGCAACAGAATTCCTTTCCCTTAAAGTAAACTCGACACCTTTCTCCATGGCTTACTCATATACCGATCTATCTATATAGATAGCCCTAAAACTACAACGCCATTGCGCTGACACCCTTTGGTTCTCGTCCTCGGCAAAGCAATGGATTCCTGGTCTTCCATAACGCTCGCTTTGGTGCTCATCTTCTCCATGTCGAAAGCGCAAGGTGCAAGCTCGATCTCGTCGTCACGAAACCTGCACGCAATCTACTCGATGACGTTTGGACTTGCTTCGCAGGGGCCGGCGTGGAGTGCGAGCGCTTGGACGCGAGCGCCTGCGCCTACGCGGTGTCGTCGTCGGGAATGCGCTGCGTGCTGGAGAGGAACGCCGGGGGCGCCTACGCGTGCGCCACGTCGGAGATCGGCGCCGAGGGGTTCGTCGACTGGGTCGAGACGGAAGGGTGCATCGCGGCGTGCGGCCTCGATCGGAGAACCGTCGGGATATCGTCGGACTCGTTGCTGGACGCTAACTTCCGGTGGAAGCTGTGCTCCTCGGAGTGCTTCCGTGGCTGCCCCAACGTAGTCAACCTCTACTTCAATCTCGCAGCTGGCGAAGGTACACTGCAAGCACAGCAATATCATAGCCACTTGTTGCGATCTTGACGTGTGGATTCAACAGGAGTGTTCCTTCCCACCTTATGTGACGCACAGCGAATGAATGCTCACCGTGAGATGGCGGAGATACGAAGCAGCGGTGCGGCAGCAGTGATGGCATATGAGTGGTTTGGAGAGTCTCCTGCTTATCCTCCGAGCGACATCCCTGTCGACGTCTTCCCCCCGGCAGAATCACCCATCATGCTGTAGTTTGTGTAACATGTAGTAATAATATTGCCGCCATGGGAATCTTCTTCCCTCACGACTCTGAGAAATTGATTCCCAGGAACACCATATGCCAAGCTCTCATCTTACAAGTATTGCTCCCATACAGAGGAATCTGAATGAATAAAGTATGGGTTGGTGATGAACATCTTCTTATTATGAAGTCAAGACGAAGCATTTGTCTTTTTAGCCTTCAAAGGAACCTTTTGGAGCTTCCACGAAACTCGATAGAAGCTTCAAAGAAGCATCTCATGAATGCACTACGAGGTTGTTTATTGATAGAGAATGTGTAATGGTGTCACCTTTTTTTCTTACTCCTCATAGATCTAAATTGAGAATGAGTTTAGATGAATAATTCGTTGATCACAATAGTTGACAGAatactcataaaaaaaataaattttcatcaGAATATAGTTTGGGTTAAATCAGTCCAACATTatagtatattttttttaatggagTTATGTATTGCTACACCAAAAAACATTATAActccattaaaaaaaatactcttATTGAATactatcatatttttttaattatcatttattcacaataaatgattataaataatatatattttttaaatattt contains:
- the LOC135650813 gene encoding uncharacterized protein LOC135650813, which produces MDSWSSITLALVLIFSMSKAQGAGVECERLDASACAYAVSSSGMRCVLERNAGGAYACATSEIGAEGFVDWVETEGCIAACGLDRRTVGISSDSLLDANFRWKLCSSECFRGCPNVVNLYFNLAAGEGVFLPTLCDAQRMNAHREMAEIRSSGAAAVMAYEWFGESPAYPPSDIPVDVFPPAESPIML